A window from Argopecten irradians isolate NY chromosome 3, Ai_NY, whole genome shotgun sequence encodes these proteins:
- the LOC138319013 gene encoding uncharacterized protein: MLTYRFIAVRINKHACYKEPTTSLNQCRMGHVKCVPYIFPKGHFKVIRTLYLRCIILVIIVNHGMGCTKEHLKLVPGTTLLVVGFVLIVVGLASAHWCHSADTFVNIGLWEICFLVKVSEVQCFEFRERDYTPIIIFITSALCVIAAIFDFVAVLWGIAAIFQKKRRAFRWTQKAGIMAALADVLLVIAVCLYAASYKTIQYQKIPRWSTDTVVSLAWSFYVTCGAAAILLLGATYSIAMALQSSSVSTVHVTPMTAHSPSPLMHPPPSSRIPSPFRLRPRAPSPLPFSRAAFQTPRMNHSPILPS; encoded by the exons ATGTTAACATACAGATTTATTGCTGTTCGTATCAACAAACATGCATGCTATAAGGAACCAACCACGAGTTTAAATCAATGTAGAATGGGACATGTAAAATGTGTACCTTATATATTCCCTAAAGGACATTTTAAAGTGATCAGAACATTATATTTAAGGTGCATAATTTTGGTGATCATAGTTAACCATGGTATGGGATGTACTAAAGAACACCTAAAACTTGTGCCAGGTACCACGTTGTTGGTTGTTGGGTTTGTTCTAATTGTTGTCGGACTAGCATCCGCTCACTGGTGCCATTCAGCGGACACATTTGTTAATATTGGTCTGTGGGAGATATGTTTCCTCGTGAAAGTGTCGGAAGTTCAATGTTTCGAGTTCCGTGAGCGGGATTACACTCCAA TTATAATATTCATTACCAGTGCATTATGTGTCATCGCTGCAATATTTGACTTTGTTGCGGTACTATGGGGTATAGCAgccattttccagaagaaaagaCGTGCATTCCGATGGACACAGAAGGCGGGCATTATGGCGGCCCTAGCGG ACGTGCTCTTGGTCATTGCTGTGTGTCTGTATGCCGCTTCGTATAAAACAATTCAGTACCAAAAGATCCCACGATGGTCAACTGATACCGTGGTCAGTCTggcttggtcattttatgtcacCTGTGGGGCAGCAGCGATCCTTCTTCTGGGGGCAACATACAGCATCGCCATGGCACTTCAGTCTTCCTCTGTCTCCACTGTGCACGTGACGCCGATGACAGCACACAGTCCGTCGCCATTAATGCACCCGCCGCCGAGCTCCCGAATCCCATCCCCGTTCAGACTACGCCCTCGTGCTCCCTCGCCTCTGCCATTCTCACGTGCGGCCTTTCAGACCCCACGGATGAACCATTCACCAATATTACCTTCTTGA